CCGCGGCCCCGGCCGCCGGCACCCCCGGCCCCGCCGCCAGCGGCTCCAGGGTCAGCCGGGCGGGCCCGGCGTCCTGCACGCACCGCACCTGCCGCGGATCCAGCCAGCCCAGCTTCCACTTGTGCCAAGCGAAGAGGTCCGGGGCGAGTCCGAACTGGCTGCCCATCAGGTCCCAGTCGCCGACGTGCGTGTCCCAGTCGCCCTTGCCGTCCGTGGGCCGGTGGTACAGGTCGGGCAGATCGAACACGTGCCCGGTCTCGTGGGCCAGGACGAGCCGGTCCGGTGGGTGCTGCTCGAACACCGTGACGATCCGGCGCAGGTCGGTGCCGTCGGCCCGCAGCGGGCTCGTCAGGTTCACCACCTTGGTCGCGTCGGAGTCCACGCCGGGCGCGTCCGGGTCGGCGACGAAGTACACGACGTCATAGTCCGAGAAGTCCACCTGCGGGTCGGTCACGGAGAGGGCGTCGCGCAGATAGGCGGCCCTGTGCTCGGGGCTCCAGTCGCGCTGTATGTCGTAGGCGGTGGAGGGCCGCGGCATCTGGATCCAGTGCCCGAGCGGGTGCGGGCGCAGGGTGAAACGGCCGTAGGAAGCGCGTTCGAAGAAGCGGGTGGTGGCCGGGAAGTGGTCGGCGGTCAGCTCCTGCGGCGTAGTCAGCGGGTGGGAGTCCGGGAAGGACAGGAAGACCATGACCGCGTCCAGGGACCGGGCCGGACGCGGATAGGCCGCGTTCCAGGTGTCCAGGCCCTCCGAGTGGTGGGCGTCGGTGCGCGTCAGGGCGCAGGGCGCGGCCGAGTCGGGCCCCGCGGCCGAGGGGCCGGCGCCGAGGGAGGTGGCGGCGAGCGCCGACATGGTGGTGAACACGGCCGCGGTGCTGCGCAGTCGGGCGCGCGGAAACGGACGCGGCACGGGTACCTCCGGGTACGGTTCGCGGGACACCGCACCCAGCCTGTGATGATTTGTCGTACCACGTCCTGTTTGCCTGCACCGGTCGGGTGAAGGGGGCGAAAAATCCCGGAAGCCGACACCCCCGAAGCACTCACAGAACGTCACAACTGGTCGGGGGCCTGAAGTAGCCGTCCAGGTGCGTGCAGAAACGATCTGGCAGAAGGGCCGGTTGGCCGAGGAGACTGGACACCGGCTGGAAGGCCCTGGGGCCAGCCTCTATGATCGGCACACTTTCCTGACCTTTCCTGCACGGACAGAGATCGAATACATGCGGGAGCGAGCGGTGAGCGGAACCTCCGAAGGGCCGGCGCCCGCGGCAGACCTGGATCGGCCGGTCGTCACAGAGAGTGAGATCGACACGTCTCCCCGTACCGAGCCCCCGTCCCGGCTGCCCTACCGCTCCGTCTTCACGGCCGCCCCGCTCGCCATGGCCGTCGTGGACCGCGAGGGCACGGTCGTCAGCGCCAACGACTCGC
This is a stretch of genomic DNA from Streptomyces hawaiiensis. It encodes these proteins:
- a CDS encoding M6 family metalloprotease domain-containing protein, with the translated sequence MSREPYPEVPVPRPFPRARLRSTAAVFTTMSALAATSLGAGPSAAGPDSAAPCALTRTDAHHSEGLDTWNAAYPRPARSLDAVMVFLSFPDSHPLTTPQELTADHFPATTRFFERASYGRFTLRPHPLGHWIQMPRPSTAYDIQRDWSPEHRAAYLRDALSVTDPQVDFSDYDVVYFVADPDAPGVDSDATKVVNLTSPLRADGTDLRRIVTVFEQHPPDRLVLAHETGHVFDLPDLYHRPTDGKGDWDTHVGDWDLMGSQFGLAPDLFAWHKWKLGWLDPRQVRCVQDAGPARLTLEPLAAGPGVPAAGAAGGPAFGLGRGTKLAVLRTGPDSVLAFEARGPVGNDVAACRQGVLVYRVRGGAQSGGGPIEVIDAHPRTDACWEDSVYPPLADAPIGIGESFTVPGEGVRVKVEGRTASGAWTVKIAVGR